In Anaeromicrobium sediminis, one DNA window encodes the following:
- a CDS encoding FadR/GntR family transcriptional regulator produces the protein MIKSITGKHFYEEVSTQIIDMIKKGEWKPGDKMPGEIGLSKHFGISRHSLREALKALALIGILTSKAGKGTYVSEDALIIINNMQSMSLTKKESSIFELMETRLIIEPELTFLAVNKATDEDIKKLEKIIEQEVVALRNKKYTFNIGFAFHNQITKISKNSVIGDFLDSISNQLIAQREKVTLEHLNETIIKNGHKEHIEILNYFKTKEAHKAKQTMYNHICNSLEILTSK, from the coding sequence ATGATTAAATCAATTACAGGCAAACACTTTTATGAAGAGGTTTCAACTCAGATAATAGATATGATTAAGAAAGGCGAATGGAAACCTGGGGATAAAATGCCCGGTGAGATAGGACTGTCAAAACATTTTGGGATAAGTAGACACTCTCTGCGTGAAGCTTTAAAAGCATTAGCTTTGATAGGAATTTTGACTTCAAAGGCAGGAAAAGGAACATACGTTTCCGAGGATGCTCTAATAATTATTAATAACATGCAATCCATGTCTTTGACAAAGAAAGAATCTTCTATATTTGAATTAATGGAAACTAGATTAATAATTGAACCTGAATTAACATTTTTAGCTGTGAATAAAGCAACTGATGAAGATATCAAAAAGCTTGAAAAAATTATAGAACAAGAAGTTGTAGCTCTAAGAAATAAAAAGTATACATTCAATATTGGATTCGCGTTTCATAATCAAATAACAAAAATTTCAAAAAATAGTGTAATAGGAGACTTTTTAGATTCAATCTCTAATCAGCTTATTGCTCAAAGAGAAAAAGTAACTCTTGAACATCTAAATGAAACTATTATTAAAAATGGCCACAAAGAACACATTGAAATACTTAACTATTTTAAAACTAAGGAAGCTCATAAAGCAAAACAAACTATGTACAATCATATTTGTAATTCACTAGAGATTTTAACTAGTAAATAA
- a CDS encoding sodium:solute symporter family protein: MINWTILLVLLGFLGAMLAVGAWAAKKQKTAADFYVGGRNFNTLTVTATQVASAFGGGMMVAHVGLGYKYGFAEFAYTGIATAIGVLLLATLVAGWLREQDFYTTTDWMCSMYGDSKTLRAVTSVTATLVTLGWWVSQPIAAGKIMNLLTGIPINVGIIISAVVVVIYTMSGGIIAVAYTDVAQLGLMLFGMLILFPIAVVKAGGFNEIFAAVPQANLGLFAPGKSVVWGWILAVLPGQMVLQIYHQRIYAAKSTKVAKQGLYNLVISCVLAGTWASLLGMAIYKLAPDLADKEMAMSWAITNLLPKTASVIMLAGIVAAIVSTADSALHSTSASITRDFYQNIFNLDATDEDILKFSKKAIIVLGVVGVIIGIYIPMVLKVLVLGYTLTSSGLLFPLFLGRFWKRATTQGAIAGMISGVGSALLFSLVPSLKAMSVPAIGAGLITSLITMVVFSLITKSDKVKADT; this comes from the coding sequence ATGATTAATTGGACTATATTATTGGTGTTATTGGGTTTCTTGGGAGCAATGCTTGCAGTAGGAGCATGGGCTGCAAAAAAACAAAAAACTGCTGCTGATTTTTATGTAGGAGGTAGAAATTTTAATACTCTTACGGTTACTGCTACACAAGTAGCTTCTGCCTTTGGAGGCGGGATGATGGTAGCACATGTAGGTCTTGGTTATAAATACGGATTTGCGGAATTTGCTTATACTGGAATTGCTACCGCAATAGGAGTTCTACTTTTAGCAACTTTAGTAGCCGGTTGGTTAAGAGAACAGGACTTTTATACAACCACAGACTGGATGTGCAGTATGTATGGTGACTCCAAAACATTAAGGGCTGTAACATCAGTTACTGCAACACTTGTAACCTTAGGATGGTGGGTATCCCAGCCAATTGCTGCAGGTAAAATAATGAATTTATTAACTGGAATTCCTATAAATGTTGGGATTATAATTTCTGCAGTTGTTGTTGTAATTTATACTATGAGTGGTGGAATTATTGCGGTTGCTTATACTGACGTTGCTCAACTTGGACTAATGTTATTTGGTATGTTGATATTATTTCCAATTGCCGTTGTTAAGGCAGGTGGGTTTAACGAAATTTTCGCAGCTGTTCCTCAAGCAAATCTAGGGTTATTTGCCCCTGGAAAATCTGTAGTATGGGGATGGATACTGGCTGTTTTGCCAGGACAGATGGTTCTTCAAATTTACCATCAGAGAATTTACGCAGCTAAATCAACCAAAGTTGCAAAACAGGGCTTATATAATCTTGTAATTTCTTGTGTTTTAGCAGGTACTTGGGCTTCATTACTAGGTATGGCAATATACAAATTAGCGCCAGATTTAGCAGATAAGGAGATGGCAATGAGCTGGGCTATTACAAACTTATTGCCTAAAACAGCTTCAGTAATAATGCTTGCAGGAATAGTTGCTGCAATAGTCTCTACTGCTGACTCTGCATTGCATAGTACGTCAGCAAGTATAACAAGAGACTTTTATCAAAACATATTTAATCTTGATGCCACTGATGAGGATATATTGAAATTTTCTAAGAAAGCTATTATAGTACTAGGTGTAGTTGGTGTTATTATCGGTATTTATATTCCTATGGTTTTAAAAGTTTTAGTTTTAGGATATACACTTACATCTTCAGGACTATTATTCCCATTATTCCTAGGTCGTTTCTGGAAAAGAGCAACTACGCAGGGAGCTATTGCCGGTATGATTAGTGGAGTGGGATCAGCTTTACTATTCTCATTAGTTCCATCTCTTAAAGCAATGTCAGTACCTGCGATTGGAGCAGGTCTAATAACATCATTAATAACGATGGTAGTGTTTAGTCTTATAACCAAATCCGACAAAGTCAAAGCTGATACTTAA
- a CDS encoding NAD/NADP octopine/nopaline dehydrogenase family protein, translating to MVTKQFWYAKSLKWSIIGGGNGGQAMAGHLAIMGFSVKIYDIFLDTIEEIKKQGGIKVEGVVQGFGKLELATTNITEALNGADIIAIVTPALAHKEIAKNCAPYLKDDQIVFLHPGSTFGAFEFKKVLLEEGCEANPVIADAETLLYACRCKEKGHVNILGIKNRLKVAALPSNETERVVKMLNTALPQIYPASNVMEISLENVKPMVHPAPTLLNTSMIESKHDWLYYWDGITPSIGHFVEEMDKERLNVAKALGLKVESIFEVYKRQYDVEALTLTDVVRKTKAYAGVKGQKNLNTRYITEDIPMGLVPLVSLGRMLGVNVERMATIIELGEYLLDKDFTTTGRTVENVGLSGMTSEEIINYVQTGKRENIALSEV from the coding sequence ATGGTGACCAAACAATTTTGGTATGCAAAAAGTTTAAAATGGTCAATTATTGGAGGTGGAAATGGTGGTCAGGCAATGGCAGGCCACTTAGCTATTATGGGTTTTTCTGTTAAGATATATGATATCTTCTTAGATACCATTGAAGAAATAAAAAAACAGGGAGGAATTAAAGTAGAGGGTGTAGTTCAAGGCTTTGGAAAGCTTGAACTAGCTACAACAAACATAACTGAGGCACTTAATGGTGCAGATATAATTGCAATAGTTACTCCAGCATTGGCACATAAGGAAATTGCTAAAAATTGTGCACCATATTTAAAAGATGATCAAATCGTATTCCTACATCCAGGTTCAACTTTTGGTGCTTTTGAGTTCAAAAAGGTATTGTTAGAAGAAGGCTGTGAAGCTAATCCAGTTATTGCAGATGCTGAAACACTTCTTTATGCTTGTCGCTGTAAAGAGAAAGGTCATGTCAATATATTAGGTATTAAGAATAGATTAAAAGTTGCTGCGCTTCCATCTAATGAGACAGAAAGAGTTGTTAAGATGTTAAATACTGCATTACCTCAAATATATCCTGCTTCCAATGTTATGGAAATAAGCCTAGAGAATGTTAAGCCTATGGTGCATCCTGCTCCAACTTTACTAAATACATCCATGATTGAATCTAAACATGACTGGTTATATTATTGGGATGGTATCACTCCATCTATTGGTCATTTTGTTGAAGAAATGGATAAAGAAAGACTTAATGTAGCTAAAGCTTTAGGTTTGAAAGTAGAATCTATTTTTGAAGTATATAAACGCCAATATGATGTAGAGGCATTGACGTTAACTGATGTTGTTAGAAAAACTAAAGCATACGCAGGTGTAAAAGGTCAGAAAAATCTTAATACTCGTTATATCACAGAAGATATCCCTATGGGATTAGTGCCATTGGTTTCATTAGGTAGGATGTTAGGAGTAAATGTTGAAAGAATGGCAACAATTATCGAGTTAGGTGAATACTTACTGGATAAAGATTTTACTACAACAGGAAGAACTGTTGAAAATGTTGGTCTTTCAGGTATGACTTCTGAAGAAATTATTAATTATGTTCAAACGGGAAAAAGAGAAAATATAGCATTGTCAGAAGTGTAG
- a CDS encoding MarR family winged helix-turn-helix transcriptional regulator, which translates to MTENLLSCCLYFTANKLSRIITKMAEEEFVKTGVSPSYAFLLMTVYSNPGISPKEISKELHIAPSTITRFVDKLEVKGLVNREFKGKNSFIYLTQEGKELQVEIQKCWKSLYDRYSEILGYEDGDALTLLINEAAGKLETK; encoded by the coding sequence ATGACAGAAAATTTACTTAGTTGTTGCTTATATTTTACAGCTAATAAATTATCCAGAATAATAACAAAGATGGCAGAAGAAGAATTTGTAAAAACAGGAGTATCGCCAAGTTATGCATTTTTATTAATGACTGTTTATAGTAATCCAGGAATATCGCCTAAAGAAATTTCTAAGGAACTGCACATTGCTCCATCAACTATTACAAGATTTGTTGATAAATTAGAAGTTAAAGGTTTAGTAAATAGGGAATTTAAAGGTAAAAATTCTTTTATTTATTTAACACAAGAAGGAAAAGAGCTTCAAGTAGAAATCCAAAAATGTTGGAAAAGTCTATATGATAGATATTCTGAAATACTAGGTTATGAAGATGGAGATGCATTGACTTTGTTAATTAACGAAGCAGCTGGAAAATTAGAAACAAAATAA
- a CDS encoding flavin reductase family protein has protein sequence MKKNLGEVNALYPTPVVLVGTEVDGKVNYINIAHIGIIDMNTLSLSMHKSHYSNKGIKEKMTLSINIPSEDMVVEADYVGIVSGMRTDKSNVFESFYGEIKGAPMIKKAPINMECEVIDIIDMPNHDVFLVRSKNTYCNEEILTNEKIDMAKVQPMLFDMHLRKYWKLGDAFADCWKVGNMYKK, from the coding sequence ATGAAAAAGAATTTAGGTGAAGTAAATGCACTATATCCCACACCGGTTGTATTGGTGGGGACTGAAGTTGATGGAAAGGTAAATTATATTAATATAGCTCATATAGGTATTATTGATATGAACACATTATCTTTAAGTATGCATAAATCACATTATTCAAATAAAGGGATTAAGGAAAAGATGACTTTAAGTATAAATATTCCTTCCGAAGATATGGTTGTAGAAGCTGATTATGTAGGTATAGTATCTGGGATGAGAACTGATAAATCAAATGTTTTCGAAAGTTTTTACGGAGAAATAAAAGGAGCACCTATGATAAAAAAGGCACCAATAAATATGGAGTGTGAAGTTATTGATATTATTGATATGCCAAACCATGATGTGTTTTTAGTAAGGTCTAAAAATACTTATTGCAATGAAGAAATTCTTACTAATGAAAAAATAGATATGGCAAAAGTACAACCTATGCTATTTGATATGCACTTAAGAAAGTATTGGAAACTTGGAGATGCTTTTGCTGATTGTTGGAAAGTTGGGAATATGTACAAAAAATAG
- a CDS encoding GGDEF domain-containing protein has protein sequence MKFNKLKYLILLCIGIFLLTCSIIYFSYEHYKKDTLLKTENTLIESSQNYSVFMENIIDPLKALVENTGILLSDSHFNSPNKIESIFNKIIKEVPLISAMYFVNEKDGSEIKSSGNVNNKVDLRDRPWYVNTSFSDEPIITPVYTDLSTKKSVITLSYAIRKNGNLKGVIAVDIFLEDFYKTFSIITHKENVVNYIVDENGSIVLHPEEKLLGVSTFQPEKTYLDQFTDDEKKKMEDYMKIWNENIERLFRSPSGKIYYSGDLKEKAYVYFNKIPNTHWTIVSRIDYEKVKTDNLLYLIKASSLGFVILIGMGILIYFVFTKIYDIDDLTGVYRKNKLLEVLQKESNRGKKIILFMDIYNFSAINGNYGSKVGNKIIKELTNILKNYLYNDGLLIHSKADDFIFLFHTEDWNNAIQKTEVLNEKLKDLSIKIDNVNININVFLGLTKLNPLEMEDLDTSLFLIEDTLNQLKKTSEKSFLAFPDSHDLLEIKKQRDNKKEELIKAMEEDRIVPFFQPIYNIKEDKIEKYEVLMRIKDGENYLSPFPYIKVAEDNNLIEKLDLTVIEKALKYKSEVDQKDVIKLSINVSGRDLNDSSFLPRVVLLADEYKINYTNVVFEITETQNIKNLDRLINTIHSFKELGFKFSIDDFGTGFSSMQYLKRIPADYLKIDGSFIRDLNENEKNLYLVKSIVSMAKAFEMTAIAEFVENDKILNVLKEIGIDYGQGYHIGKPYKSFI, from the coding sequence ATGAAATTCAATAAATTAAAATACTTAATTTTATTATGTATAGGGATTTTTTTATTGACTTGTTCTATTATTTATTTCAGTTATGAACATTATAAAAAAGATACCCTATTAAAAACGGAAAATACCTTAATAGAAAGTTCTCAAAACTATTCTGTATTCATGGAAAATATAATAGATCCATTGAAAGCCCTCGTTGAAAATACAGGAATTTTATTATCTGATTCTCATTTTAATAGTCCTAATAAAATAGAATCGATTTTTAATAAAATTATTAAGGAAGTACCTCTTATATCTGCTATGTATTTTGTGAATGAGAAAGATGGTAGTGAGATAAAAAGTAGCGGAAATGTTAACAATAAAGTTGATTTAAGAGATAGACCTTGGTATGTAAATACTAGTTTTTCAGACGAGCCTATTATAACACCAGTATATACAGATTTGAGCACTAAAAAGTCTGTCATAACTTTGTCCTATGCTATCAGAAAAAATGGTAACTTAAAAGGAGTTATTGCAGTAGATATATTTTTAGAAGATTTCTATAAAACTTTTAGCATTATTACACATAAGGAGAATGTAGTCAATTATATTGTTGATGAAAATGGAAGTATTGTTCTTCATCCTGAAGAAAAATTACTAGGCGTTTCTACGTTTCAACCTGAAAAAACCTATTTAGATCAATTTACAGATGATGAAAAAAAGAAAATGGAAGATTACATGAAAATTTGGAATGAAAATATAGAACGTTTATTTAGGTCTCCGTCAGGAAAAATATATTACAGTGGTGATTTGAAAGAAAAAGCATACGTATATTTTAACAAAATTCCTAACACACACTGGACAATCGTAAGTCGAATAGATTATGAAAAAGTGAAAACTGATAACCTTCTTTACTTAATAAAGGCTTCCAGCTTAGGATTTGTTATTTTAATAGGCATGGGAATACTTATATATTTTGTATTTACTAAAATATATGATATAGACGATTTAACAGGTGTCTATAGGAAAAATAAGCTGTTGGAAGTTTTACAAAAAGAATCTAATAGAGGGAAGAAAATTATTCTATTCATGGACATATATAATTTCTCAGCAATAAACGGAAATTACGGAAGCAAAGTGGGAAACAAGATTATTAAAGAGCTAACGAATATATTAAAAAATTATTTATATAATGATGGACTTTTGATCCACTCTAAAGCAGATGATTTTATTTTCTTATTCCACACGGAAGACTGGAACAATGCTATTCAAAAGACAGAAGTACTTAATGAAAAATTAAAAGATTTATCTATAAAAATAGATAATGTGAATATAAATATAAATGTTTTTTTAGGTTTAACAAAATTAAATCCATTAGAAATGGAAGACTTGGATACTTCTTTATTTTTAATAGAAGATACTTTAAATCAATTAAAGAAAACTAGCGAAAAGAGTTTTTTGGCGTTTCCTGACTCGCATGATCTACTTGAGATAAAAAAGCAAAGAGATAATAAAAAAGAAGAACTTATTAAAGCCATGGAGGAAGATCGAATAGTTCCATTTTTTCAACCTATATACAATATAAAGGAAGATAAGATTGAAAAATACGAAGTTCTTATGCGCATTAAGGATGGAGAAAATTATTTATCTCCATTTCCTTACATAAAAGTGGCAGAAGATAATAATTTAATAGAAAAGCTAGATTTAACAGTAATAGAAAAGGCCCTAAAATATAAGAGTGAAGTTGATCAGAAAGATGTAATTAAACTTTCCATAAATGTTTCAGGAAGAGACTTGAACGATTCAAGCTTTTTACCTAGAGTAGTTCTTTTAGCAGATGAATATAAAATAAATTACACAAATGTTGTATTTGAAATTACCGAGACACAAAATATAAAAAATTTGGACCGCTTGATTAATACAATACATTCTTTTAAGGAATTAGGATTTAAGTTTTCTATAGATGACTTTGGAACAGGATTTTCTTCTATGCAATATTTAAAGCGTATTCCAGCAGATTATTTAAAAATAGATGGGTCATTTATAAGAGATTTAAATGAAAATGAAAAGAATTTATATCTTGTAAAATCTATTGTAAGCATGGCCAAGGCGTTTGAAATGACTGCTATTGCAGAATTTGTAGAGAATGACAAAATATTAAATGTTCTAAAAGAAATAGGAATAGATTATGGACAAGGTTATCATATAGGAAAACCCTATAAATCTTTTATTTAG
- a CDS encoding Tad domain-containing protein, whose protein sequence is MLKMRNFVKNQDGVSVSIFALLFMMLLCMVGVVIDGGMLYVTKTHLQKTANAAVLSGAQELNNNNNEVKSIVNYILTAHNELESLEKLEFPEDKKVTIYLTKEVMTPFYRLFGVEKVPVSVKASAALFGSTKSSIFDYLIFSEDPKKTFYVSGSKNKFNGKVHINGPSEISGSDNQFNDIYEYVGKLKNSGGNNKFPNGKEKSVYMDILDISKDEYKANATTVYNRKKTFSNSNTNVDGIIYVEGDVVFSGGHISGKGTVFATGNIILSGSNLKYKSDDDSVAFYSLKDIEIPGSDGEFHGLFYAPNGNIKLNGSKNTIKGSLIAKEFESISGSDLNLVYDGRYRETLSENLQIKLVK, encoded by the coding sequence ATGTTGAAAATGAGGAACTTTGTCAAAAATCAAGATGGTGTATCAGTGAGTATTTTTGCACTTTTGTTTATGATGTTGCTTTGTATGGTTGGTGTGGTTATAGATGGAGGTATGCTCTATGTGACAAAAACCCATCTTCAAAAAACGGCTAATGCAGCTGTTTTGTCAGGTGCACAGGAGCTAAACAATAACAATAATGAAGTTAAGTCAATTGTAAACTATATTTTAACAGCCCATAATGAACTTGAGAGTTTAGAAAAACTTGAATTTCCAGAAGATAAAAAAGTAACAATTTATTTAACTAAGGAAGTAATGACTCCCTTTTATAGATTATTTGGTGTTGAAAAGGTTCCTGTCTCAGTTAAAGCATCCGCAGCATTATTTGGTTCTACAAAGAGTTCAATATTTGATTACTTAATTTTCTCTGAAGATCCCAAAAAAACATTTTATGTTTCTGGATCAAAAAACAAATTTAATGGAAAAGTACATATTAACGGACCATCGGAAATCTCCGGTAGTGATAATCAGTTCAATGATATATATGAATATGTTGGGAAGCTTAAGAATAGTGGTGGAAATAATAAATTCCCCAATGGAAAAGAAAAATCAGTTTATATGGATATTTTGGATATAAGTAAAGATGAATATAAAGCAAATGCAACAACCGTATACAATAGAAAGAAGACCTTTTCAAATAGTAATACAAATGTAGACGGTATAATATACGTAGAAGGAGATGTTGTATTCTCTGGGGGGCATATAAGTGGAAAGGGTACAGTCTTCGCAACAGGGAATATCATATTAAGTGGATCTAACTTGAAATATAAATCTGATGATGATTCAGTTGCCTTTTATAGTTTGAAAGACATTGAAATCCCTGGTAGTGATGGAGAATTTCACGGACTTTTTTACGCGCCTAACGGAAATATTAAATTAAATGGAAGTAAAAATACTATTAAGGGATCTTTAATTGCCAAAGAATTTGAATCTATTTCCGGATCTGATTTAAACTTGGTTTACGATGGTAGATATAGGGAAACACTTTCTGAAAATCTTCAAATCAAGTTGGTCAAATAA
- a CDS encoding sensor histidine kinase, with product MFSENGYDFIDMNAVIKASQTISTEIELDKLLERLLRIIVENSGAEKGYFIMKSEGKFLIECELNNEHISVMKSIPLEECQDISQSIVHYVIKTRENIVLDHASNDQLFSADPYIVKKQSKSILCMPMICRGNLIGIGYLENNLSIGVFTKNHIEVLKILSSQAAISIENAIMYKKIKEINQNLEKTVEKRTNDLKDTVKKLKEEINERKRAELELKESQERYRLLVELLPDSVFVHINSKVVFVNKAGTKLFGAKKSKELIGKSIKDFIYEDCHDTFNERANKIQNNKSFLPFCEYKMIKFDGTIVNLEVASTLFPCNGKQMILSVARDITERKQSERLRKSVKDKDRLLKEAIEYDRIKTQFITNISHELRTPLNVMLGAIQMFHLLLNEKSSKNNTYKMITYSDMMKQNCYRLIRLVNNLIDITKIDTGYFQLNLKKCNIVKIIEDITLSVAEYVKDKDINLIFDTDVEEKIMPCDLDKMERILLNLLSNAIKFTYKNGSISVNLKDKGKSLAISVKDTGIGISKDKQDIIFDRFIQIDKSLSRNQEGSGIGLSLVKSFVELQGGTISLKSKLGYGSEFIIEFPNQELVENPLKEIAICHVNNNKEHIQIEFSDIYF from the coding sequence GTGTTCTCAGAAAATGGATATGATTTTATAGATATGAATGCTGTTATCAAAGCATCTCAAACTATTTCTACTGAAATTGAGTTAGATAAGCTACTTGAAAGGCTCCTTAGAATTATTGTAGAAAATTCAGGTGCTGAAAAGGGATATTTTATAATGAAGTCAGAAGGTAAATTTCTTATTGAATGTGAACTGAACAATGAGCATATATCAGTAATGAAGAGTATTCCCTTAGAAGAATGTCAGGATATTTCCCAAAGCATTGTACATTATGTCATAAAAACAAGGGAAAATATAGTTTTGGACCATGCATCTAATGACCAATTATTTTCTGCTGATCCTTATATAGTAAAAAAACAGTCAAAGTCTATTCTTTGTATGCCTATGATTTGTAGAGGAAATTTAATAGGAATTGGTTATTTAGAAAACAATCTATCCATTGGAGTATTCACTAAAAATCATATTGAAGTATTAAAAATCTTATCTTCCCAAGCAGCAATTTCAATTGAAAATGCCATTATGTATAAAAAAATTAAAGAAATTAACCAAAACTTAGAAAAGACCGTAGAAAAAAGAACAAATGATTTAAAAGATACAGTAAAAAAATTAAAAGAAGAAATAAATGAAAGAAAAAGAGCAGAATTAGAATTAAAAGAAAGTCAAGAACGATATCGTCTTTTAGTGGAACTTCTACCCGATTCAGTTTTTGTTCACATTAATTCTAAAGTAGTATTTGTTAATAAAGCCGGTACGAAGTTATTTGGAGCAAAAAAGAGTAAAGAATTAATTGGAAAATCCATAAAAGATTTTATTTATGAAGACTGTCATGATACCTTTAACGAAAGAGCTAATAAAATACAGAATAATAAGAGTTTTCTTCCTTTCTGTGAATACAAAATGATTAAGTTTGATGGAACAATTGTAAATCTTGAAGTTGCTTCAACTCTTTTCCCATGTAACGGCAAACAAATGATTTTGAGTGTTGCAAGGGATATAACAGAGCGGAAACAATCCGAAAGATTACGTAAAAGTGTAAAAGATAAAGATCGATTGCTAAAAGAAGCAATTGAATACGATAGGATAAAGACACAATTCATTACAAATATTTCACATGAACTTAGAACCCCTCTTAATGTAATGTTAGGGGCAATACAAATGTTTCATTTGCTTCTAAATGAAAAATCAAGTAAAAATAACACTTATAAAATGATAACATATTCAGATATGATGAAACAAAATTGTTATAGACTAATAAGACTAGTCAACAATTTAATTGATATTACTAAAATAGATACTGGATATTTCCAATTAAATCTTAAAAAATGCAATATTGTAAAAATTATCGAAGATATTACATTATCTGTTGCAGAATATGTTAAAGATAAGGATATAAATTTAATATTTGATACGGATGTGGAAGAAAAGATAATGCCATGTGATCTAGATAAAATGGAAAGAATATTACTTAATCTTTTATCTAATGCAATAAAGTTTACATATAAAAATGGAAGTATATCTGTAAATTTAAAAGATAAAGGAAAAAGTTTAGCCATATCAGTAAAGGATACGGGAATAGGTATTTCAAAAGATAAGCAAGACATAATATTTGACAGATTTATACAGATTGATAAATCCCTTTCAAGGAATCAAGAGGGAAGTGGTATTGGCTTATCCCTTGTTAAGTCTTTTGTTGAATTGCAAGGCGGTACAATTTCTTTAAAAAGTAAACTAGGCTATGGAAGTGAATTTATCATAGAATTCCCTAACCAAGAGTTAGTTGAAAACCCTCTAAAAGAAATAGCTATCTGCCATGTTAATAACAATAAAGAACATATACAAATTGAATTCTCAGACATATATTTCTAA
- a CDS encoding type II secretion system F family protein produces the protein MKILQAGSPFDMTPVDFRLVQMILIILFPILFAIYGILLGLSVPMIFLIVTFSMIFASFLPNLYLSQKSKERSKRALKELSDIVDLLTVSLEAGLGFDLALNKLISKNNGVIASEFHQCLEEIRLGKPRRDALKKITERLLLDEMNILISSILQAEKLGISMVKILRIQSHEIRKKRKQRAEEQAMKAPIKMLFPLIFFIFPSLFIVLLGPAIIQFINTFQK, from the coding sequence ATGAAAATCCTTCAAGCAGGCAGTCCTTTTGATATGACACCTGTGGATTTTCGTTTAGTTCAAATGATATTGATCATCCTATTTCCTATATTATTTGCAATTTACGGAATCCTCTTAGGTCTTTCTGTCCCAATGATTTTTTTAATAGTTACTTTCAGTATGATATTTGCAAGCTTTCTTCCTAATTTATATTTATCTCAAAAATCAAAAGAAAGAAGTAAACGTGCCCTTAAAGAACTTTCTGATATTGTAGACCTTCTTACTGTGAGCTTAGAAGCAGGTCTTGGATTTGATTTGGCTCTAAATAAATTAATTTCTAAAAATAACGGAGTTATTGCTAGTGAATTTCACCAATGTTTAGAAGAAATTCGTCTAGGAAAACCAAGAAGGGATGCCCTAAAAAAAATCACAGAAAGGCTCCTTTTAGATGAAATGAATATTCTAATCAGTAGTATATTACAAGCAGAAAAACTTGGAATCAGTATGGTTAAAATCCTTCGTATTCAATCCCATGAAATTCGAAAGAAAAGAAAACAAAGGGCAGAGGAACAGGCCATGAAGGCCCCTATCAAAATGCTTTTCCCTCTTATTTTTTTCATTTTCCCTAGTTTATTTATTGTTCTCTTAGGACCTGCTATCATTCAATTTATTAATACATTTCAAAAATAG